One segment of Saccharospirillaceae bacterium DNA contains the following:
- the urtC gene encoding urea ABC transporter permease subunit UrtC: MMNTLKLGPLTSVLANDPAGQRLVKAILILAVIIPSCNLVFPEGSLFHVSTYTMTLLGKYLCYALLALAVDLIWGYCGILSLGHGAFFALGGYAMGMYLMRQIGDRGVYGNPELPDFMVFLNWTELPWYWFGFDQFWFAVIMMLAAPGILAFVFGALAFRSRVTGVYLSIITQALTYALMLAFFLNDMGFGGNNGLTDFKDILGFDLQSDTTRAALFVASALALVLGYLISRFIVDSKLGRVLVAVRDAESRTRFMGYRVENYKLFVFVVSSMLAGVAGALYVPQVGIINPGEFAPIFSIEIIIWVAVGGRGSLYGAVIGAFLVNYAKTYFTGAFAELWLFLLGGLFVLTTLYLPKGVVGLWHQFNEKRAEKTMPDNDDDTVTELANGGKA, encoded by the coding sequence ATGATGAATACACTAAAACTTGGACCGCTCACCTCTGTGCTGGCAAATGATCCTGCCGGACAACGTCTGGTCAAAGCTATTCTGATACTCGCAGTGATCATTCCATCTTGTAATTTGGTATTTCCGGAAGGATCGCTGTTTCACGTTTCGACTTATACCATGACTTTGTTAGGCAAATATCTGTGTTATGCCTTATTAGCGTTAGCGGTTGATTTAATTTGGGGATATTGCGGAATTCTCAGCCTGGGTCATGGAGCATTTTTCGCGTTAGGTGGTTACGCCATGGGGATGTATTTGATGCGCCAGATTGGTGACCGTGGTGTTTATGGTAACCCCGAACTGCCTGATTTTATGGTGTTCCTTAACTGGACGGAATTACCCTGGTATTGGTTTGGTTTCGATCAGTTCTGGTTTGCCGTCATTATGATGTTGGCCGCTCCCGGTATTCTTGCCTTTGTTTTTGGTGCTCTGGCGTTCCGGTCCCGGGTAACAGGCGTGTATTTGTCGATTATTACTCAAGCGCTGACTTATGCCCTGATGCTGGCGTTCTTTCTCAATGACATGGGATTTGGTGGTAACAACGGTTTAACCGACTTCAAAGATATTCTCGGGTTTGATTTGCAGTCTGATACCACGCGCGCAGCCTTGTTTGTTGCTTCTGCGTTAGCACTGGTCCTGGGATATTTGATCAGTCGTTTTATTGTGGATTCGAAATTGGGCCGGGTGCTGGTTGCGGTTCGCGATGCGGAATCCAGAACACGCTTTATGGGTTACCGTGTTGAAAACTATAAGTTATTCGTATTTGTCGTCTCATCCATGTTGGCCGGCGTCGCAGGTGCGTTGTATGTTCCTCAGGTCGGTATTATTAATCCTGGCGAATTTGCGCCCATTTTCTCGATCGAAATCATTATTTGGGTAGCGGTAGGGGGTCGGGGTTCGTTATACGGAGCTGTGATTGGCGCCTTTCTGGTGAACTACGCCAAGACCTATTTTACCGGTGCTTTTGCAGAGTTGTGGCTATTCCTGCTAGGCGGATTATTTGTATTAACGACGTTATATCTGCCGAAAGGCGTGGTTGGCTTATGGCATCAGTTTAACGAAAAACGCGCTGAAAAAACGATGCCGGATAACGACGATGACACTGTGACCGAATTGGCCAACGGAGGTAAAGCATGA
- the urtD gene encoding urea ABC transporter ATP-binding protein UrtD: MSLATQHIENASVLYLDGVSVSFDGFKALNSLSLCIEPGEMRAIIGPNGAGKTTMMDVITGKTKPDSGTLLFNDEFDLTQYDEAAVANLGIGRKFQKPSVIESLTIFENLEMSLKGGRSVWQALRHKLSSSQSNKLEEILGMIDLESQVHNLAGNLSHGQKQWLEIGMLLGQEPELLLIDEPAAGMTDEETMKTAELFKQLAKSHSLMVVEHDMDFIDALDCRVTVLNEGSVLAEGSLASVKANEDVIEKYLGR, from the coding sequence ATGAGCTTAGCGACCCAACACATTGAAAATGCATCGGTACTCTATCTTGATGGTGTCAGTGTCAGCTTCGATGGTTTTAAAGCGCTCAATTCTTTATCTCTGTGTATCGAGCCAGGAGAAATGCGCGCCATTATTGGCCCCAACGGTGCAGGGAAGACCACCATGATGGATGTGATTACGGGCAAAACCAAGCCAGATAGCGGCACGTTGCTGTTCAATGATGAATTTGATCTGACTCAGTACGATGAAGCCGCTGTCGCAAACCTTGGAATTGGTCGTAAATTTCAGAAGCCCAGTGTCATCGAAAGTCTGACGATTTTCGAAAACCTGGAAATGTCGTTAAAAGGTGGTCGTTCTGTCTGGCAGGCATTGCGTCATAAGTTATCTTCCAGTCAAAGCAATAAACTGGAGGAAATTCTCGGCATGATTGATCTGGAAAGCCAGGTGCATAATCTGGCGGGGAATTTGTCTCACGGTCAGAAGCAATGGTTAGAAATCGGTATGTTACTCGGTCAGGAGCCAGAGTTACTGTTAATTGACGAACCCGCTGCCGGTATGACGGACGAAGAAACCATGAAAACCGCTGAGCTGTTCAAACAACTAGCGAAAAGCCATTCGTTAATGGTGGTTGAGCACGATATGGACTTTATCGATGCGCTGGATTGCCGCGTCACGGTTCTGAATGAAGGCAGCGTTTTGGCTGAAGGATCGTTAGCCTCAGTAAAAGCGAATGAAGACGTGATTGAAAAGTACTTAGGCAGGTAG
- the urtE gene encoding urea ABC transporter ATP-binding subunit UrtE: protein MLRVNKLNVAYGASQALYDVCLQAEIGKVTCVLGRNGVGKTTLMKALSGQLDSMSGQVRWLDQPLDGVAPADRARQGIAYVPQGRDIFAQLTVEENLQTAFSALPRNQRRIDPEVFALFPVLQQMLKRRGGDLSGGQQQQLAIARALLLKPKLLILDEPTEGIQPSIIKDIQHVIELLRDRGEMAIVLVEQYLDFAAELADDFIILERGRVVAAGAGHELKTSEQARELLAI, encoded by the coding sequence ATGTTAAGAGTTAATAAATTAAACGTCGCGTACGGTGCCAGCCAGGCATTATATGATGTCTGTTTGCAGGCTGAAATTGGTAAAGTGACCTGTGTTCTTGGTCGCAACGGTGTGGGTAAAACCACATTGATGAAAGCGTTATCTGGTCAGCTGGACAGTATGAGTGGACAGGTTCGATGGCTGGATCAGCCGTTGGATGGTGTTGCACCAGCTGATCGCGCTCGTCAGGGAATTGCGTACGTACCACAGGGGCGGGATATCTTTGCTCAACTGACCGTGGAAGAAAATCTGCAGACGGCCTTTTCCGCATTGCCGCGTAATCAGCGTCGCATCGACCCTGAAGTCTTTGCTTTGTTTCCGGTTCTGCAACAAATGTTGAAACGTCGCGGCGGGGATTTATCCGGTGGCCAGCAACAACAGCTGGCGATTGCCCGGGCATTATTACTAAAACCGAAGCTGTTGATTCTGGACGAACCGACCGAGGGTATTCAGCCTTCGATCATCAAAGACATTCAGCACGTTATCGAATTATTGCGTGATCGCGGCGAAATGGCCATTGTGCTGGTCGAGCAGTATCTGGATTTTGCCGCGGAACTGGCTGACGACTTTATTATCCTTGAGCGCGGCAGAGTGGTTGCTGCGGGTGCAGGTCACGAGCTTAAAACGTCAGAACAAGCCCGGGAACTGCTGGCTATCTGA
- a CDS encoding accessory factor UbiK family protein, producing the protein MINPAQIKQMADEFLEKLPMPGIPEDMKLAMRSQLQSMLTNANLVTREEFEVQLEVLRRTQAQLAELEQRLVELENKDA; encoded by the coding sequence ATGATTAACCCTGCACAAATCAAACAAATGGCCGATGAATTTCTGGAGAAGCTGCCGATGCCTGGCATTCCCGAAGATATGAAGCTAGCAATGCGTAGCCAGCTGCAATCCATGTTAACCAACGCCAACCTGGTCACTCGCGAAGAGTTTGAAGTGCAACTTGAAGTACTGCGCCGCACCCAGGCCCAGTTAGCCGAGCTGGAGCAGCGCTTAGTAGAATTAGAAAATAAAGACGCCTGA
- a CDS encoding TorF family putative porin: MKKLSQAIALAGVMTAAAVPAVQAEVEVSASAAIANMYLWRGQDLTGASGAPAFSGDLSVSSNGAYAGVWASSGDSTGGNEYDLYLGYGGEAGDFSYDISAWTYIYPSASEDYISGNGSNADARSTIFDLADVIVSVGYAGASFSYYVPVGAESNDDYSYFTLGYGMGDYSATLGKADDGDEDYTHLDVSYAANDNLSFTLSKVVAQSADLDKGEAGQDEDLKVVVSYSLPIEL; this comes from the coding sequence ATGAAAAAACTGTCTCAAGCGATTGCTCTGGCTGGTGTTATGACTGCTGCTGCGGTACCTGCAGTACAAGCAGAGGTTGAAGTATCTGCATCGGCAGCTATTGCCAATATGTACCTGTGGCGTGGTCAGGATCTGACTGGTGCTAGCGGTGCTCCGGCGTTCTCTGGTGATTTGTCTGTAAGTTCCAACGGCGCTTACGCAGGTGTTTGGGCTTCAAGTGGTGATTCTACCGGAGGCAACGAATACGATCTTTACCTGGGCTACGGTGGTGAAGCTGGTGATTTCAGCTATGACATCAGCGCCTGGACTTACATATATCCATCAGCTTCTGAAGATTACATTTCCGGCAATGGAAGTAATGCTGATGCACGCAGCACAATTTTCGACTTAGCCGACGTAATTGTTAGCGTTGGTTATGCTGGAGCTTCGTTTTCTTACTATGTTCCTGTTGGTGCTGAAAGTAACGATGACTACTCTTACTTCACCTTGGGGTATGGCATGGGTGATTACTCTGCAACTCTGGGTAAAGCAGATGATGGTGACGAAGATTACACTCACCTGGACGTCAGCTATGCAGCAAACGATAACCTGAGCTTCACTTTGTCTAAAGTTGTTGCTCAAAGTGCTGATCTGGACAAAGGCGAAGCTGGTCAGGATGAAGACCTGAAAGTAGTTGTTTCATACAGCCTGCCTATTGAGCTGTAA
- the glnK gene encoding P-II family nitrogen regulator yields the protein MKLITAVVKPFKLDDVREALSEIGVQGITVTEVKGFGRQKGHTELYRGAEYVVDFLPKVKIEVAVAEDLAEKVIEAVTKAANTGKIGDGKIFVTTLEQVIRIRTGETGADAI from the coding sequence ATGAAACTCATTACTGCTGTAGTTAAGCCGTTCAAACTGGACGACGTGCGTGAAGCGCTGTCTGAGATCGGTGTTCAGGGCATCACTGTTACTGAAGTAAAAGGTTTTGGTCGTCAGAAAGGTCACACTGAGCTGTACCGTGGCGCTGAATACGTGGTGGATTTTCTGCCAAAAGTAAAAATCGAGGTAGCGGTTGCTGAAGACCTGGCTGAGAAAGTTATCGAAGCGGTAACCAAGGCAGCAAACACAGGTAAGATCGGTGACGGCAAAATCTTCGTGACCACTCTGGAACAAGTAATTCGTATCCGTACCGGTGAAACCGGCGCAGACGCTATTTAA
- a CDS encoding ammonium transporter, translated as MENNIYELQYAMDTFYFLVCGALVMWMAAGFAMLEAGLVRSKNTTEILTKNVALFAISCTMYMVCGYQIMYGGGYFLSGITEVDSAAVLSDFAAREDGFQGGSIYSGASDFFFQVVFVATAMSIVSGAVAERMKLWAFLAFAVVLTGVIYPLEGGWTWGGNDVFGLYNLGDLGFSDFAGSGIVHMAGAAAALAGVLLLGARKGKYGPNGEVRAIPGANLPLATLGTFILWMGWFGFNGGSVLKLGDISNAHSVAVVFTNTNAAAAGGLIGALILAFILFRKADLTMALNGALAGLVAITAEPSTPTPFEATLIGAVGGLIVVMSILTLDKLKIDDPVGAISVHGVVGLFGLMVVPLTNGDVSFSGQLIGAITIFAWVFVASLIVWSIIKVVMGLRVTEEEEYEGVDLSECGMEAYPEFTTK; from the coding sequence ATGGAAAATAATATTTACGAACTTCAATACGCCATGGACACCTTTTATTTTCTGGTGTGTGGCGCATTAGTAATGTGGATGGCGGCTGGTTTCGCCATGCTGGAAGCGGGTCTGGTCCGCTCTAAAAATACCACTGAAATTCTGACCAAAAACGTCGCTTTGTTTGCGATCTCTTGCACCATGTACATGGTGTGTGGTTATCAAATTATGTACGGTGGCGGCTACTTCCTGTCAGGTATTACCGAGGTTGATTCTGCGGCTGTTCTGTCTGACTTTGCTGCTCGCGAAGACGGTTTCCAGGGTGGTTCTATCTACTCCGGTGCTTCTGATTTCTTCTTCCAGGTTGTTTTTGTTGCAACTGCAATGTCGATCGTTTCTGGTGCTGTTGCTGAGCGCATGAAGCTGTGGGCTTTCCTGGCATTTGCTGTGGTTCTGACCGGTGTTATCTACCCACTGGAAGGTGGCTGGACATGGGGCGGCAACGATGTATTTGGCCTGTACAACCTGGGTGACTTAGGTTTCTCTGATTTCGCAGGTTCCGGTATTGTTCACATGGCTGGTGCTGCAGCGGCTCTGGCGGGTGTATTACTGCTGGGTGCACGTAAAGGTAAGTACGGTCCTAATGGTGAAGTTCGCGCTATTCCTGGTGCTAACCTGCCGCTGGCGACTCTGGGTACTTTCATCCTGTGGATGGGTTGGTTCGGCTTCAATGGTGGCTCTGTACTGAAACTGGGTGATATTTCTAATGCTCACTCTGTAGCGGTGGTATTCACAAACACCAATGCTGCTGCGGCTGGTGGTTTAATCGGCGCCCTGATTCTGGCCTTCATCCTGTTCCGTAAAGCTGACCTGACTATGGCTCTGAACGGTGCACTGGCTGGCCTGGTAGCAATTACTGCTGAACCTTCTACGCCGACACCGTTCGAAGCAACTCTGATTGGTGCTGTAGGTGGTCTGATTGTTGTAATGTCTATCCTGACTCTGGATAAACTGAAGATTGATGATCCGGTTGGTGCGATCTCTGTACACGGTGTTGTTGGTCTGTTCGGTCTGATGGTTGTGCCTCTGACAAACGGTGATGTTAGCTTCTCTGGTCAGCTGATCGGTGCAATCACTATCTTCGCTTGGGTATTCGTAGCGTCTCTGATCGTATGGAGTATCATCAAAGTTGTGATGGGTCTGCGTGTAACTGAAGAAGAAGAGTATGAAGGTGTGGATCTGTCTGAGTGTGGTATGGAAGCGTACCCGGAATTCACTACCAAGTAA